The following coding sequences are from one Desulfobacterales bacterium window:
- a CDS encoding Uma2 family endonuclease encodes MPRVIKPYIQALDSKSSFGTVVRKIKSEIIYPESDGKRMADNTKQFEWIVKIKEGLEVLFLDKPKVFIAGDLLWYPVEGNNKLRAAPDAMVVFGRLKGHRGSYLQWKEKNIPPQVVFEVLSPGNRKAEMTKKFKFYEQYGVEEYYIYDPDKIKIKGFKRINNRLEPVKNMQGFISPRLKIHFEIEDNDLNIYRPDGRKFLFFTEVELKLKEEQIRVKEADTRAEEEKARAEKEKARAEEEKARAEKEKARAEKEKARAEKEKARAEMLEAKLKELGIQL; translated from the coding sequence ATGCCTCGTGTTATAAAACCATATATCCAAGCATTAGACAGTAAAAGTTCATTTGGAACTGTTGTAAGAAAAATTAAATCTGAAATTATTTACCCTGAAAGCGATGGAAAAAGAATGGCTGATAATACAAAGCAGTTTGAATGGATAGTAAAAATAAAAGAGGGTTTGGAAGTGTTATTTTTAGACAAGCCAAAAGTTTTTATTGCTGGAGACTTGCTTTGGTATCCTGTAGAAGGTAATAATAAGCTACGAGCTGCTCCAGATGCTATGGTTGTATTCGGAAGGCTAAAAGGGCATAGGGGATCTTACTTGCAGTGGAAAGAAAAAAATATCCCTCCGCAAGTTGTATTTGAAGTGCTTTCTCCAGGAAATAGAAAAGCTGAAATGACGAAAAAATTTAAGTTTTATGAACAATATGGTGTTGAAGAATATTATATTTATGACCCTGACAAAATAAAAATTAAAGGATTTAAGCGGATTAATAATCGATTAGAACCAGTTAAAAATATGCAGGGTTTTATTAGTCCAAGATTGAAAATTCATTTTGAAATTGAAGATAATGATTTAAATATCTACAGGCCTGATGGTCGAAAATTTTTGTTTTTTACAGAAGTAGAATTAAAATTGAAAGAAGAACAAATAAGAGTTAAAGAAGCAGACACAAGGGCTGAGGAAGAAAAAGCGAGGGCTGAAAAGGAAAAAGCGAGGGCTGAGGAAGAAAAAGCGAGGGCTGAAAAGGAAAAAGCGAGGGCTGAAAAAGAAAAAGCGAGGGCTGAAAA
- a CDS encoding cyclic nucleotide-binding domain-containing protein: MDYSLSIIRITKNQQCPYYKIGDEFVISGRGLLMSEGQPVCLTFMLDLINHLKTWDSNRESEWSASCSGDTSGCQGVIEFDYSKEEKQDNEIATDAVETEANKNIDAVVKLLKNFSIFSSLDEPNIKKFISFLKLKRFIKGNVILKKGEPGKNLYILLSGKVDVVDESDIPIATLNKGDVFGEMSLISGDPVGATIKAITNTTILYISGKNFSKILSRFPSVQMYFTKLLAQRLAKSNIVRAEDFASAMVGKLNEMPPAELFQTLNINRKTGIINMVLSKGEGKVIFNEGNIVDAFYNKKSGKDAFFDVLREREGRFKFVPGVSEEDKRGKILGNFMGLLMDGLRIIDEKNEVQKEDAIENLDEQDLFSENE; encoded by the coding sequence ATGGATTATTCATTATCAATTATCCGTATTACGAAAAATCAGCAATGTCCTTATTATAAAATAGGCGATGAATTCGTAATATCAGGCAGAGGGCTTTTAATGTCTGAAGGCCAACCGGTTTGTCTTACATTCATGCTTGATCTGATAAATCACCTTAAAACATGGGATAGCAACAGAGAATCGGAATGGTCTGCGTCTTGTAGCGGAGATACCAGCGGATGTCAGGGAGTAATTGAGTTTGATTACTCAAAAGAAGAAAAGCAAGATAATGAAATAGCTACTGACGCTGTTGAAACAGAAGCGAATAAAAATATTGATGCTGTAGTTAAATTACTCAAAAATTTTTCAATTTTTAGTTCCCTTGATGAGCCTAACATTAAGAAATTTATTTCCTTTTTAAAATTAAAACGATTTATAAAAGGAAATGTCATACTTAAAAAAGGAGAGCCCGGTAAAAATTTATATATATTGTTAAGCGGTAAAGTAGATGTAGTTGATGAATCTGATATACCTATCGCTACATTAAATAAAGGTGATGTATTCGGAGAAATGAGTCTTATCAGCGGAGATCCTGTCGGAGCAACAATAAAAGCCATTACAAATACTACTATTTTATATATCAGCGGTAAAAATTTTTCAAAAATTCTATCTCGTTTTCCATCAGTACAAATGTATTTTACTAAACTTCTTGCCCAGAGACTCGCAAAGTCGAATATAGTAAGAGCTGAAGATTTTGCGTCAGCAATGGTAGGAAAATTAAACGAAATGCCTCCAGCAGAATTATTTCAAACACTTAATATTAATAGAAAAACAGGTATTATTAATATGGTTCTTTCTAAAGGAGAAGGAAAAGTTATATTTAATGAAGGAAATATTGTTGACGCTTTTTATAATAAAAAAAGTGGAAAAGATGCATTTTTTGATGTTTTAAGGGAAAGAGAAGGAAGGTTTAAGTTCGTTCCTGGAGTATCTGAAGAAGATAAAAGAGGAAAAATTTTAGGGAATTTTATGGGGCTTCTTATGGATGGTTTAAGAATTATTGATGAAAAAAATGAAGTACAAAAAGAAGACGCAATAGAAAACTTAGACGAACAAGATCTTTTTAGCGAAAACGAATAG